The Haloplanus sp. CK5-1 genome contains a region encoding:
- a CDS encoding IS6 family transposase has protein sequence MAEFDRLNGCIEWIDLSFVERKRTPEWAIQVGIRCHLAGMSTRDASQFLDELGVKRSHVAVHNWVHKADLQPMSTVSADQLAVDEKVIRINGDDYWLYGAVDPQTNEILQFRLFPATTKQTTRWFLTELHRRYRLDGVEFLVDDADYLVNVLDEDGCRFQMISHGNRNAIERVFWEIERRTSSFATSFSHVEPQTAESWLQALAVRHNSRQS, from the coding sequence ATGGCAGAATTCGACCGCCTCAACGGATGTATCGAGTGGATCGACTTGTCGTTTGTGGAGCGAAAGCGGACTCCCGAGTGGGCGATTCAAGTGGGCATCCGGTGTCATCTCGCCGGTATGTCAACAAGGGATGCCAGTCAGTTTCTCGATGAGTTGGGAGTCAAACGTAGTCACGTCGCGGTTCACAACTGGGTGCACAAGGCCGATCTACAGCCGATGTCGACGGTGAGTGCGGATCAACTTGCGGTTGACGAGAAAGTGATCCGCATCAACGGCGACGACTACTGGCTGTACGGTGCCGTCGATCCCCAAACAAACGAAATCCTGCAGTTCAGGCTGTTTCCAGCGACAACGAAACAGACGACGCGATGGTTTCTGACCGAGCTTCATCGACGATATCGGCTAGATGGCGTCGAATTTCTCGTCGATGACGCCGATTACTTGGTGAACGTCCTCGACGAAGACGGGTGCCGATTCCAGATGATTTCACACGGGAATCGGAATGCCATCGAACGTGTCTTTTGGGAGATAGAACGACGAACCTCATCGTTCGCAACTAGTTTCAGCCATGTCGAACCGCAGACAGCAGAATCGTGGCTCCAAGCCCTCGCCGTCCGGCACAACTCACGCCAAAGTTAA
- a CDS encoding class I SAM-dependent methyltransferase, whose translation MDREAAYVKQQIATDDRILNVGCGIGSLEERFPEHEIIGLDRSAAMVQAAQNRVSAPFVLGDATALPIATASIDAVVFVSTLEFIPRLDAVLREATRVLASGGTLVALVLNTRSEYVQSNLQREGSYFQRMVHRDSDAVTKTILEYVDGKQEFFLGISDEEVFESTDPTTAAISAIVGTPHE comes from the coding sequence ATGGACCGCGAGGCTGCGTACGTGAAACAGCAAATCGCTACTGATGACCGAATTCTGAATGTAGGATGCGGCATCGGTTCGCTCGAAGAACGCTTTCCCGAGCACGAGATTATCGGACTGGATCGTTCGGCGGCGATGGTACAAGCAGCTCAAAATCGAGTTTCTGCACCGTTCGTTCTTGGCGATGCGACTGCGCTCCCGATCGCAACCGCGTCGATTGATGCGGTCGTCTTCGTCTCAACGCTCGAATTCATCCCTCGTCTCGATGCAGTACTTAGGGAAGCGACTCGCGTCCTCGCTTCCGGTGGGACGCTGGTTGCACTCGTGTTGAACACGCGCTCGGAGTATGTACAATCGAACCTTCAGCGAGAGGGTTCGTACTTCCAGCGGATGGTCCACCGGGACTCTGACGCCGTGACGAAAACCATCTTGGAATACGTTGATGGGAAGCAGGAGTTCTTTTTGGGAATCTCCGATGAGGAAGTCTTCGAGAGTACTGATCCAACGACTGCTGCGATCTCAGCGATAGTCGGAACTCCGCATGAGTGA
- a CDS encoding ArsR family transcriptional regulator: MDELRDEYPSGWRILVQNESIGYILDALMDALPGSEFTKSELADKAGVSRQSVYSHLDLLLVLGVLEPVEDSSPERYRVNAENDLLELLHQVNGVVNERLAD, from the coding sequence ATGGACGAACTCCGCGACGAGTACCCCAGTGGATGGCGAATTCTCGTCCAGAACGAAAGCATCGGCTATATCCTTGATGCGCTAATGGATGCGCTACCAGGATCCGAATTCACGAAATCGGAACTTGCCGACAAGGCAGGCGTCAGTCGCCAGTCCGTGTATTCTCATTTGGATCTCTTGCTGGTACTGGGTGTTCTCGAACCCGTCGAAGATTCCTCACCGGAACGGTATCGAGTGAACGCTGAGAATGACCTTCTTGAGCTTCTGCATCAGGTTAATGGCGTAGTGAATGAGCGACTGGCCGACTAA
- a CDS encoding tyrosine-type recombinase/integrase, whose protein sequence is MSLEPIEPERALELYIADRENNVSQATIYSHRSRLGHFIRWCNDEAEITNLNNLSGRQLHEFRIWRRMEGDLSPATEKTQMDTLRVFIKWLESIDGVEQDLHTKVLSPTLSGDDNIRDEMLDSDRAEQILTYLEKYEYASRPHVVITLMWHTMMRVGEIHALDCGDYDSVNQSLQVVHRPESGTTLKNQKKGERFVALSDEVCEILDNWMEKTRPAVTEDGRKPLISTSEGRAHTTTLRGDCYRYTRPCVITRECPHGRDLNECEANSYDSASECPSTVNPHALRRGGITHALQEGWPMKAVGDRANVSEKVLSMHYDSRTEEEKMEQRREYLDDL, encoded by the coding sequence ATGAGTCTCGAACCCATCGAACCCGAACGCGCGCTCGAACTGTACATCGCTGACCGAGAAAACAACGTCTCCCAAGCGACGATTTACTCCCACCGTTCACGGCTTGGGCATTTCATCCGGTGGTGCAATGACGAGGCTGAGATTACGAACCTGAATAATCTGTCCGGTCGCCAGCTGCATGAGTTCCGGATCTGGCGACGAATGGAAGGGGATCTTTCTCCTGCCACAGAGAAGACTCAGATGGATACACTCCGGGTGTTCATCAAGTGGCTGGAGTCGATTGACGGCGTCGAGCAGGATCTCCATACGAAAGTTCTGTCTCCGACGCTGAGCGGTGACGATAACATCCGCGATGAGATGCTGGACTCTGACCGAGCAGAGCAGATCCTCACCTACCTCGAAAAGTACGAATATGCTTCGCGGCCGCACGTCGTGATTACCCTGATGTGGCACACGATGATGCGTGTCGGTGAGATTCATGCGTTAGACTGCGGTGATTACGACTCAGTCAACCAGTCATTACAGGTGGTGCATCGTCCGGAGTCGGGAACGACGCTAAAGAATCAAAAGAAAGGCGAACGGTTCGTCGCACTGTCCGACGAAGTCTGTGAGATACTAGACAACTGGATGGAAAAAACTCGACCAGCCGTAACTGAGGATGGACGAAAACCTTTGATCTCAACCTCTGAAGGAAGAGCTCACACGACGACGCTGCGCGGTGACTGCTACCGGTATACCCGCCCCTGTGTGATCACGCGGGAATGCCCCCACGGTCGTGACCTTAACGAGTGTGAGGCGAACTCGTATGATTCAGCCTCTGAATGCCCCTCGACTGTGAATCCTCACGCCCTTCGGAGAGGTGGGATCACACACGCGCTGCAAGAAGGGTGGCCGATGAAAGCCGTAGGCGATCGTGCTAATGTGAGCGAAAAGGTACTTTCGATGCACTACGATTCGCGTACTGAGGAAGAAAAAATGGAACAACGACGCGAATATCTAGACGATCTCTGA
- a CDS encoding IS630 family transposase: MTKLILKTRLSSKRQSKKRPELTEKTVVVVDQFTKHVGTVERRGWYPIGSDPTIETATSWESVTVLGAVTDDGDSFFCWTEENLTRFHGIRLLEALKDRFGDELVVFLDRAGYFWARDLWEHVSGNRATETVGDSSVACVRGDDLEVWYFPSKLPELNAVEGCWDQLQEWFKHRLIPDLSTLEEYIPRGLNAISEPNIWPYLTSKDSS; encoded by the coding sequence ATCACGAAGCTGATCCTGAAGACAAGGCTGAGTTCGAAGAGACAGTCGAAAAAACGGCCGGAACTGACCGAGAAAACCGTTGTTGTCGTCGATCAATTTACCAAGCACGTTGGCACCGTCGAGCGGCGTGGCTGGTACCCGATCGGCTCGGATCCAACCATCGAAACCGCAACGTCTTGGGAGTCGGTGACAGTGCTGGGCGCTGTCACCGACGACGGTGACAGCTTCTTTTGCTGGACGGAAGAGAATCTCACCAGATTTCACGGAATACGACTGTTAGAGGCGTTGAAAGATCGCTTTGGTGACGAGCTAGTGGTGTTTCTCGACCGGGCAGGCTACTTCTGGGCACGAGATCTCTGGGAGCACGTCAGCGGCAATCGAGCGACCGAAACTGTCGGAGACAGTTCGGTCGCGTGCGTACGCGGTGACGATCTCGAAGTGTGGTATTTTCCCTCGAAACTCCCCGAATTGAACGCTGTCGAAGGCTGCTGGGACCAGCTCCAAGAGTGGTTCAAGCATCGACTCATTCCCGATCTCTCAACGCTGGAAGAGTACATTCCACGAGGACTGAACGCGATCAGCGAACCAAACATTTGGCCGTATCTCACCAGCAAAGATTCGTCCTAG